Part of the Henckelia pumila isolate YLH828 chromosome 2, ASM3356847v2, whole genome shotgun sequence genome is shown below.
TAATTAGTAAATATATGGACTATTCACTTAGAGATTTCAACAATAGTttataagaaaaaaattatgGCAGAAATGCTTTAGATTTATAACTTTCTTCTCATTATTGTTTTAATTAGAATGAATTTAGGAATATGatgaaaacaaatttaaatgttGTATTcaaaatgttaaaaaaaaagcACAAATTGAATGAATAAGCAACGCATTGATTTACATAAATTCAATATCTCAAATTTGACTTTAAATTTTCCATTAATTTCTCACCCAGTGTCCATGCAATTAATACAAAtcattcataatttttggacaaTACATACAATGCACAAATTTTACCcatcattcatacttttatagcaTTTCAAGATCACCCAACAATAGTGTCATTAGAAATTCATTTTACTTCGTATTATTAATATGTAAGTAAAATGTGAATTTAATAGTTGatctattgttttgttgtaaacactaaaattataatcgaGATTCATAGATTTAAAATCCATCGATCCAAACTCAACCTAATATAAAAGAACGATAACATTTAGATATATTCCATCAATCATCTACTCTGTTCATTCACAGTGGAAGAAGCTTCTTTTGCTCCATATTTGGAAAATACATCTGTAAGCACTGATTTCTCTTTTATCTTTAACCTGCAAAAAAACACATTACTCACAATATCAACACCTGCTCGAATCATTGTGCCGAAGCATCGCGAAAGAGTGCATCATTATAATGTAGCTAACCTCTTAGAAGATCCTGGGATGTTTAGTTTCGGAATATTGTCTTTCTTCGTTTTGGGTGCTCCCTTTTTATAATTTTGTCTGATTTTCCTTCCCTGCTTCGAGGGCGAAGATTTGGCCGCGGATTCTTGTCTTGTTCCAAGTTCTTCACTGAACTTAGACGTGATTTCTTCATCGTCTTCCCATTGTGCTGCTATGTAATTCTCCTCTGCATCATGATGTTCACTCAAAGCGCCGTCTTCTTCCCCTGAACTTAAGAATGAACCGTTTGTGTCAACGATGGCTTGAAAAACATTCTCTGAACTGAGAACCGCTTGTTTAGGAGGGCGATTGGACTTTTTATGCGATTGATCACTTGCTGGCTTTTGAGACTTAGGCTTCAGCTGATTACTTGATGGCTTTTGGGACTTAAGCTTCAGCTGATTACTTGCTGGCTTTTGGGACTTGGAATTCAGCTGATCACTTGCTGGCTGTGCCTCGGAATTCAGCAGCTCACATTTTATCTGCTTTTGAACCCTACCAAAGCTTAAACTTGTGCCAGAAAAATTGTCCACAAACCTATGAACAGAgcgagaaaaagaaaaataaaggacTGGCAAAATCATTTCCTAGGCTAAAATGTTGAGCAGTAACATCTAAAAGCACGACAAATTCAGATATAGGCTGCCGTTCTTCCAAAATGATGTGCCAAAATGGCATCTCAAACTTGAGCACTATACCAAGATAAAGATTTTCCCCACTGCTGTTACCAAATTCCAACCTCACATTAAATCCAATAAAATTATCGATTGATGTTACAGGATATACCTCTCAGCTTCATCTTTGTACTTAAAGTCAATGAAAGCAAGACCTTTGCAAACTGGATCCCTGGTCTTTTCGTTTCCAGAAACAACTGGCTCTATGTTTTTAATGCCAGGAACCCCTTCAAAAGCGAGTCGAAGATCCTTGTGGATGTTTTTCTTCTTAGGAAGATTGACCATTCTTACACGAAATCCATTCGGTATGTTCAAAGAAGCTGCAAAGTTACAGCATGGCAATTATCGTACTCAAAGGAGCATGAATTGAAATTCTCATGTTCCGGAAGCAGAAAGCGATGCAAAAGATCCCACAAGACAGAAGTTAATGTTACCATCCAAATTAAAGCAACCCATGTTTACAActtcaaaacaatttaaatactcCTTTGGAATATCCGGTTCCATtcaagtcaaaaaaaaaaacagatatatatatttgtctTGCCGAGACTAGACTGCCAACCTAAAAAATTCGTTCACTATttcattttaataaataaaacaatgaACGTTGTGAACATGAGGAAATGAGTGCCAAAGTTGTCGATCAACCTATATCTTCATTTATTTGACACCAACACAAGCTCACCTTGAGGTAAATCAATTCTACAACAATTCAAGTAGTTCTAGCGATTAAATGTCTAAAAAAAGCCAAACAGCTGAGCAAGATTAGAATAGTTATTATAGACTTCTCTGTTGAGGAAGAGTTTTTAAAAGGGACTGCACAGGCTCAGGATTTAAGCTATGGCCATCTATTTTGGCCATCTATTTGTTAGAGTTCCTGATGACAAATTACACACCCCATCGAACCTTTCCTTCTAATAACATTAAACCGGGGAGGAGCTTGCTAGCAAGTAGAAAAGCAAACTTATAGCTAGAATGTACAGTTCAATTGTTTGCACTCCCTCAATCTAATTTACTAGAAAGACCACACCACAAAAACAATTATAATCCGGGATTGACCCAAAATGCAATCGAGGGGCCGAAACTAGCATTTATAAGAGGTTCCTTCCCATGGTTTGAAATCGCGGTAGTTGCGTGGCTGAAACAAGAACGGCCACCGGCCGTGCCGTGAACTGAACAGCGATTTCGTGGCCATTGTGGAacgttttttttatcaaaaaatttccaaattatCTAATTTCCCCTACTGAGGCGCAACCGCAAAGGCTAACCATGTTAATACACTATAATCCAATACATAAATTGTGTCAAACCAACGTCAAAGCACAAAGAAGCATCATTTCCATACCTTGTGtaacaaaatcaaatcaagaagAAGCTCACCTTTATCCTGCTTAGGCAACTCTTTCTTGGAATTGGCTTTCGTGGGACCATTTTTCAGGTTATTGACATTAGCAAGCTGAGCTTTTCTACTCTGCTCTATCTCTTCCATCAGCTCATCCTCCACTGAAGTATCATACACTTTCCCTTCACCAAATCCACGCGGCCTATTCTCAAGCCACTCACTCATGTTTTGCAGAGGCACAATCacctcatcatcgtcatcaccctCGAATTCACCATCATCCTCTACATCACCTTTAAACTCGTCATCATCAAAACCAGCTTCAAATTCCTCAACACCCTCCATTTCTGCTACAGTAAATCCGTCctttttcttggttttcaaggCATTCGAGCAGAACCCACTTGGTTTTTGCCCGGGAAAAGCCAGTGAACCGAAGGGATTCAGCCTGTTCGCGGGAAACGAGACTTGGGGTTTGGACGGAAAGTGGAGGTTTTGTGAGTTGGGATTGTGAAACAGAGTGGTATGCTGCAATTGTATTGGGAATTTCCCCAGGCTCAGCATTTTCTACTGGATTCTTGAGTGCCAGAAGAGAAATGTCAGTTTGTTTATATCAGTTAGCACCGAGAAGATGAGGGTGGACAGGGCCTGGAGAATGGCTCGGCGGCTCGCTTTGTCTGGGCTAATCTGAACTTATAAGTCAAAACGGGTCAGAGGTCTAGGTTTATTCATCCACCACTCCACGGGACGGGCCATTCTCATTGACATAGATCGAGCTTGGTTCATTTATCTCAACTAGCATAGTTATACAAATTTTTATTGAATCGAACCTCAAATAATTCACTAATGACTTCATTTACATTCCTAATTACGTGAATTCAACCCAACATTTCGATGGATAATATTGATTTAAACTATAGTTTAGAAGAtgttttttcaataaaaaaattaaattaaaattaaaataacttaaatatgcAAAATAGAATCTATTACATatttacattaattaaaaataataaaaaatatattacatattTTACATTGATTCAAAAAGTCATTTGAGTACAATTGCCAGACGGGCCAACCCACGACGGGACGGGATAAGACAGGTTGACCCACCAAAAACAAACCGTTTGGCAAGTCGGTCCACCATCCGACGGATTGTAAATCCTCAACTCAACACAACCTAAAGTGAATTGCGGTTTAGGCTCATTTTATAGATACGATACACGcataaattttacttttattaaaaaatatgtatCATTAAAAcatgaatgaaaaaaaaaattatgggcTCACTTAGGTCTGCTTTTAGTTGGATTGACTCAATCCATTTAAATTATGTGGAGGGGCCAGTTGAAGGCGGTCTCACCCAAATTGACGGCGGTCTGCTGCTGTGTGGGTGAGTCGCCGGTGCAGATATTTTGATGTGTAGTCTCATTCAAAATGGCGTCACTCTGCAACCCCCAGCTCTGCGCACCAACGGCGGTTCCCGCCGGAATCCCAGCATCCGGCAGAGCTATCCTGCGCCACGCGTTCCTTATCCGGTGTACACCTCCGCTCTCTTCCCGAGCAAAATATAATTTATGCACCACAAAAGCAAGTGCACCGAAAGCATACGTATATCCGGACCCGGACCCTGTATTTGCGGCATCCGTAAGTCAAACGATATCTATGAATTtcatcagtttttttttttttttttatttttaaagaaaaagtaGTTGAGTAAATTTTGTAATTTGGCCAAAAAAAATTTAGGAGACTCGGAAGTTTAAAGCTGAATTGCAGACAACACTTGCAAAGGAGAAGGAAACTTTTGGAGATGATCTTCCAAGGGTTGTTAATGTCTGTGCGGAGGTAATTTGTGATTCTTTTGCTTAATTTTTTCATATGTTCTGTAGTTTTGTATTGGATTACCGTTGTCTGTGTTGGAGACTAGCTTTAATGGGAAATGCTAGTGGTTCAATGGTATTTCCGTGGCTAAGATTCGAAGGGCTCTCTCTGTAGCATGGAGATTAGCTGTGAAAGGTGTATGTAACTCAAGAAATAATCATGCCTATCGTGTTGAATGGAGTGACCTAGGTGTTTTCTGAATATGGTGTAGCTGGACAATTTTGGTAACCTAATTATCCATGAGAGAGTATAAAACTGGGCTAGAATTCAGCTTGGCTTGAGATATTATGCATATACTTGATTCCATGTGACAGAAATTACCCTTGATATGATTCTAGAGAGTGATCCATGCGGGGTCCCATCGGGAACATATGTAACATGTGTGTATACATTGTTGGCTTGTTTAGAGTGTCGTAGTTAACTTGGCTGGGCTGCTGAAATGCTTAGGCAGTGGCTTGGGTATGTCTATTGGTGAATCATTATCGATGTTAAGCTGTAGT
Proteins encoded:
- the LOC140882957 gene encoding uncharacterized protein — encoded protein: MLSLGKFPIQLQHTTLFHNPNSQNLHFPSKPQVSFPANRLNPFGSLAFPGQKPSGFCSNALKTKKKDGFTVAEMEGVEEFEAGFDDDEFKGDVEDDGEFEGDDDDEVIVPLQNMSEWLENRPRGFGEGKVYDTSVEDELMEEIEQSRKAQLANVNNLKNGPTKANSKKELPKQDKASLNIPNGFRVRMVNLPKKKNIHKDLRLAFEGVPGIKNIEPVVSGNEKTRDPVCKGLAFIDFKYKDEAERFVDNFSGTSLSFGRVQKQIKCELLNSEAQPASDQLNSKSQKPASNQLKLKSQKPSSNQLKPKSQKPASDQSHKKSNRPPKQAVLSSENVFQAIVDTNGSFLSSGEEDGALSEHHDAEENYIAAQWEDDEEITSKFSEELGTRQESAAKSSPSKQGRKIRQNYKKGAPKTKKDNIPKLNIPGSSKRLKIKEKSVLTDVFSKYGAKEASSTVNEQSR
- the LOC140882432 gene encoding protein PLASTID REDOX INSENSITIVE 2, chloroplastic-like → MASLCNPQLCAPTAVPAGIPASGRAILRHAFLIRCTPPLSSRAKYNLCTTKASAPKAYVYPDPDPVFAASETRKFKAELQTTLAKEKETFGDDLPRVVNVCAEVFSDFLHNEYGGPGTLLVEPFTEIMLALKEENLPGAVSAARASLLWAQTNVDQDWKDRNSKLH